The following are from one region of the Platichthys flesus chromosome 2, fPlaFle2.1, whole genome shotgun sequence genome:
- the mfsd4aa gene encoding major facilitator superfamily domain-containing protein 4A: protein MKLLDERICSLFKRHWRQTLTYWSVFFSFGLCIAFLGPTILDLRCQTQSTLQQITWVFFSQQLFLLVGSGVGGLFKKTLLSSLAALLSSTLIISIVFAIIPLCHHVVLLAITMALAGKAMGVIDTIANRQLVKLYQKDSAVFLQALHFFIGLGALVSPLVADPFLADDNCVHATNWTPNSSSSSDLEHLRSSLSGHATTLHNISQYPLYTEGVVVTRVSYAFWIMALINLPVPAVVLALMYHERLLPCFNKGPRLLDKESLPDTSPTQESGQGHLSWCGCCNPATLRGRPTTFFILHALGGAILFITDGIIGSYAGFIYTYAISSPLLMGHKTAGYLNSVFWASITAGRLAFIYLSYKYKAPTLLTFSLVGVILVQCLLMIFYTSCVFLFICTCVLGLCISSVFPSMLAFTEDIMDYKGCVTTVLVTSASTGEMMLQLIVGSMIQSHGSYAFLLCGTISSIIGFCLFLLLIYVQSIYRNRSPESSANMNMKEKPPTEGS, encoded by the exons ATGAAGCTGCTGGACGAGCGCATCTGCTCGCTGTTCAAGCGTCACTGGAGGCAGACTCTCACCTACTGGAGCGTGTTCTTCAGCTTCGGCCTGTGCATCGCCTTCCTGGGGCCCACCATCCTGGACCTGCGGTGTCAGACCCAGTCCACCCTGCAGCAGATCACCTGGGTCTTCTTCTCCCAGCAGCTCTTCCTGCTGGTGGGCTCCGGCGTGGGAGGACTCTTCAAGAAAAC ACTACTGTCCTCCCTGGCTGCTCTCTTGTCCTCAACGCTCATCATCTCGATTGTGTTTGCCATCATACCGTTATGTCACCACGTGGTGCTGTTGGCCATCACCATGGCGCTTGCTGGCAAAGCCATGGGGGTGATTGACACCATCGCCAACCGACAGCTGGTGAAGCTGTATCAGAAGGACTCGGCCGTCTtcctgcag GCTTTGCATTTCTTCATTGGCCTGGGAGCACTGGTcagtcccctggtggctgacccATTCCTGGCAGATGACAACTGTGTTCATGCGACCAACTGGACCCCCAACTCGTCCTCCTCGTCGGACCTTGAGCACCTCCGCAGCAGCCTCTCTGGCCATGCAACAACACTGCACAACATCTCCCAGTATCCTCTGTACACTGAGGGTGTCGTCGTCACCAGGGTGTCTTATGCTTTCTGGATCATGGCTCTTATCAAT CTCCCTGTGCCTGCAGTAGTGCTTGCTCTTATGTACCACGAGAGATTGCTGCCGTGCTTCAACAAGGGTCCACGTCTGCTGGATAAGGAGTCGCTGCCTGACACGAGTCCCACCCAGGAAAGTGGCCAAG GACACTTGAGCTGGTGTGGTTGCTGCAACCCTGCCACACTCCGGGGCCGCCCTACTACTTTCTTCATCCTACATGCTCTAGGCGGAgccatcctcttcatcaccgATGGGATCATA GGCTCATACGCTGGTTTCATCTACACCTAtgccatctcctctcctctgctgatGGGCCATAAGACTGCTGGCTATCTGAACAGTGTATTTTGGGCCTCCATCACAGCAGGAAGACTGGCTTTCATCTACCTGTCCTACAAATACAAAGCACCCACGCTGCTCACCTTCAGTCTG GTGGGAGTCATACTGGTACAGTGCCTGTTGATGATCTTCTACACaagctgtgtgtttctcttcatctgtaCTTGTGTGTTGGGACTGTGCATCAGCAGCGTGTTTCCCTCCATGCTTGCTTTTACAGAGGACATCATGGACTACAAAG GTTGTGTCACAACCGTCCTTGTGACCAGCGCCAGCACAGGAGAGATGATGCTGCAGTTGATCGTAGGATCG ATGATCCAAAGTCACGGCAGCTACGCTTTCCTGTTGTGTGGTACAATATCCTCCATCATCGGCTTCTGCCTTT
- the cdk18 gene encoding cyclin-dependent kinase 18: MNKMKNFKRRFSLSVPRTETIEENEFTEQINQLNIQHTQGLTPDRLGPPSHDASPMSPEPTTPGAQSPSELHYNSKAQHRRFSMEDVSKRMSLPMDIRLPPEFLQKLQLESENSPLSKPFSRTSRRASLSDIGFGKLETYVKLGKLGEGTYATVFKGRSKLTENLVALKEIRLEHEEGAPCTAIREVSLLKNLKHANIVTLHDIIHTDRCLTLVFEYLDSDLKQYLDNCGNLMSMNNVKIFMFQLMRGLSYCHKRKILHRDLKPQNLLINDKGELKLADFGLARAKSVPTKTYSNEVVTLWYRPPDVLLGSTEYSTPIDMWGVGCIMFEMATGRPMFPGATVKEELHLVFRLIGTPTEDTWPGISSNDEFRSYLFPQYRPQALINHVPRLDTEGIDLLSALLLYNTRSRMSSEASLRHPYFLTLGDNIHNLADTSSVFSLREVQLQKDPGHRTSVFQPLTRGKNRRQSIF; encoded by the exons GTTTGACTCCCGACAGACTGGGTCCTCCCTCTCATGATGCCAGTCCCATGAGCCCTGAACCCACCACACCAGGAGCTCAGTCTCCCTCCGAACTCCACTACAACAGCAAGGCCCAGCACAGACGTTTCTCCATGGAG GATGTCAGTAAGCGCATGTCCCTGCCAATGGACATCCGCCTGCCTCCAGAGTTTCTGCAGAAACTGCAGCTAGAGAGTGAAAACTCACCGCTCAGCAAACCATTCAGTCGCACGTCTCGACGCGCTTCACTG TCTGATATAGGCTTTGGGAAACTAGAGACATACGTGAAGCTCGGCAAATTGGGTGAG gggaCGTATGCCACAGTGTTCAAAGGGCGAAGCAAATTAACAGAGAACTtggtggcgttgaaggagattCGACTGGAGCACGAGGAGGGAGCACCATGCACGGCTATCAGAGAGG TGTCTCTACTGAAGAACCTGAAGCATGCCAACATCGTCACGCTGCATGACATCATCCACACGGACCGCTGCCTAACGCTGGTGTTTGAGTATCTT GACAGTGACCTTAAACAGTACTTGGACAACTGCGGGAATCTCATGAGCATGAACAACGTCAAG ATCTTTATGTTCCAGCTGATGCGTGGCCTGTCCTACTGCCACAAGAGGAAAATCCTCCACAGAGACCTAAAGCCTCAGAACCTGCTCATCAACGATAAGGGCGAGCTCAAACTGGCTGACTTCG GTCTGGCCAGGGCCAAGTCCGTCCCCACTAAGACCTACTCCAATGAGGTGGTCACTCTGTGGTACAGGCCCCCTGACGTGCTCCTGGGCTCTACAGAATACTCCACACCCATCGACATGTG GGGAGTGGGCTGTATCATGTTTGAGATGGCGACAGGTCGTCCCATGTTTCCTGGTGCCACTGTGAAGGAGGAGCTACATCTCGTTTTCAGACTCATCG GCACTCCAACAGAAGACACTTGGCCTGGTATCAGCAGTAATGATGAGTTTCGGTCCTACCTCTTTCCTCAGTACAGACCTCAAGCTCTCATCAACCACGTTCCCAG GCTGGACACGGAGGGGATTGACCTgctgtctgctctgctgctg TACAATACCAGGAGCAGAATGTCATCCGAAGCTTCTCTGCGACACCCCTACTTCCTGACTCTGGGGGATAACATACACAATTTGGCAGACA CTAGCTCAGTGTTTTCCCTCAGAGAGGTGCAGCTCCAGAAGGACCCAGGCCACCGCACTTCTGTGTTTCAGCCTTTAA CTCGAGGAAAGAACAGAAGACAAAGCATCTTCTAG